AAGCTTCCGTTGCCGAGGTCCATGAAAAATTGACCGACGCGCCCAGTTACACCACCGTCCGCACCATGATGCGGGTGCTGCAGGAGAAGGGGCATCTCAAATTTCGCCGCGAGGGGGTGAAATACATTTACCGCCCGACCGAGGCACCGGCGAAGGCCCGTAAATCGGCGCTGCAGCATTTACTGAAAACGTTTTTTAGCAGTTCGACCGGCGACGCTGTCGCTGCGCTACTCGATATGTCGGGGGACAAGATGTCTCCGGAGGAATACGAACGTCTGGCGAATCTGATCGAAGATGCCCGCCGCGAAAACAAAAAGAAATAACAGGTGAATCATGTTCAACGATCTGCTGTCACTGCCCGGCCTGGAAAACTGGTTTGCCATCGATCTCGCCGTTAAATCCACGCTGTTAGTGGCGTTGGCCGCCGGACTCCGGCATCGTGTCTGGACCCTGTTATTCCTGGCCCTGCTGATCCTGCCGCCGGTGACACTGTTTGCTCCCGGCTGGAACTGGCAGGTCATCCCCCGTTCCTGGCAAGCGGAAAAAAGCGAAGACGCGATTCCCGACGCAATCCCTGTTACTACTTCGGTTCCTTCAGGCATTGAGCCCGAGCCGTCAGCGCTGCCGATGACTCCAAAGATCACACGCGCCGTGGATCAAACCGAACCCACACTTCAGTCTCAACTGGTTCCCGCCGTTTTCGAACAGGAAACGCATCATGCGGTTGCTTCAACCCCCGCTCCCATTCCGAAAATCATTCAACCAGCGACATTCGACTGGTCAAAGCACACGTTGGCACTCATCTGGCTGGGTGGTTTCCTGCTGATGTTGCTCCCGCTTATAACGGGACTCTGGGGAAACGGGCGACTGCGAAAACAGGGGCAGCTTCTGGATAGCCCTGATTGGCAACGAATGATGACGGAATTGAGCCACCGGCTCGGCTTACAGCGTACCATCACGCTTTTATCTGGCGGACCTCAGCAGATGCCAATCACGTTCGGCCTGAGGCACCCATGTGTCGTGCTACCCGATGATGCCGCCAACTGGGACGAAGAGCGACGGCAGGTGGTTCTGCTGCACGAACTCGCGCATATCAAACGTTTCGATGTGCCCCTGCAGATGATTGCCCGCCTCGGCTGTGCGCTGTTCTGGTTTCATCCACTCGTCTGGTGGTCGGCTCGTCAGATGCGTCTCGAACGCGAACACGCGTGCGACGACTGTGTCTTACTCGCCGGCCAGGAACCCTCCGTCTATGCCTCGCACTTGCTGGAGATTGCCCATCAGCTTTCAAATCAAACGCGTTTCACGACGGCGGCGCTGTGCATGGCTCGGAAATCCCAACTCGAAGGCAGACTGCTGGCAGTTCTCGATACTCGCCGCAGTCGCGCCCAGGTCGGAGTCGTCCGCACACTGGGCTGCCTTTCTCTGGCACTTCTGTTGGTGATCACATTGGGAATCGTGCATCCCACACTGCAGGTGGAGTCCTTATTGACGGCAGCAGAAAAGGAACCAGCATCGGCGACTCCAAAAACCGGATCGGAAGAGTATCAACTGATGCGAATCACCGGCACGGTTCTTTCGCCGGACGGAGAACCGCTGTCGGGGGCACACATTGATCTCTTCACTGACAATCGTGGCACCAACTGGCATCGCAGAATTCCGGGAGTTGATGATTTCGAATCCCATCAGACAACAACCAATGAGACTGGCTGGTTTCAGATCGTGCTGCCACACGATATTTCCCGTCCGCGCAAAGATATGCAGATCATCGCCAGCGTCGCAGGCGGTCTGCTGGCGAAAGAAACCATTGATCCCCATCTGCCGCGCCATCATGTCGAACTCAAACTTTCCGCTGCCAAAAAAGTACGCGTACAATTGATTGATACGGTTGGAAATCCGATTGTCGGCATCGAACCCTACCTGAGCGGCATAAGCCTGGGCAAAAATTCTTATATCAATATTCGCCACCCCAAGCCGGACTCGCTGGTCGCCGCGTGGCCTCGCTTTACCAAAAGCGACGACGAAGGCTACGTCGAAGCGATGCTCCCTACTTCGACAACCACGCTCAGACTCTTAATTGACGACAAACAGGTAGGGGCGCACGCATTAGATGTAGAAATTTCTGATAAGCCAATCAGCGTCGCGCTCAAGCCGGCACAATTTCTGGACGGAAAAGTCATTGATGAAACTACGGGCCAGCCGATCGCCGGGGCTGAAGTGATGATCCTCGAACGACCTTATCGAACAACGCGTACCAAGGCCGACGGCAGTTTTCGCGTAGCACGTGGGGAAACACTCGGAGGACTATTTCCATCGGGACAAAATATCCTGCACGTGTATCCTCCCTCGGAATCGGCTTATCTGTTCCATGCACATGAATGGAAATGGCCCAATAATAGACTCAGTGATGCGAACTTAACGATCAAAATGCGGACCGGTATTGTAATATCAGGGAGAGTCACTGAAAAAGGGACGGGAAAACCGGTCCCGAAAGTGGCTCTCGCATTTGAATCACAGGAATACAATAATCCTCTGTTTGATGAGACGTCGCAGTGCCGTTTTTTTGGCGCCGATATGAAGTATGCCACCGATGCAGACGGGCGATTTCAGATGCCGGTCTGGCCTGGTCCCGGATACCTGATCGTCACAGCGCCGACGCTCGATTACGTGCATCAGGAGATCAGCCTGGGAGACAAATACTACGGCAAACCAGGGCTGCAGCGTGAATATTACGACGCGGCAGTCCGGCTCAACCTCAAACCAGCGGCTCAGCCTGAGCCAATGGAGATTATCTTAGAACGTGGTGAATTACTCAAACAGAAAATCATTTGCCCCGATGGCCAGCCGGCGAACGGAAAAGCGTATGCCCGTTCCTACATTCCGTTCAAAAAAGAAATCGATGCCAGCTTGCCTGTAATACTGTTTGAAAACGGGCAATTTGAACTCCCCGGTTTTCATTCGAAGAAATCACTGCCGCTCCTGTTCGTCGATTTAAAACATCACTGTGGAAAAATTGTCACCGAGTTCCCTCCGGACGACGCCCCCATTCAGTTAGAACAATGCGGCGCGGCCACGTTTCAATTTGAAGATAATAACGGAAAGCCACTGGCAGATCATGAACCATTATTGATGATCATCGTAACGCCGGGAGCAACGAATACTGCCTTCATCCAGCCTGACCAACCACTCTGGTTTGAGCATCTGTTCTGGCAGA
This genomic interval from Gimesia alba contains the following:
- a CDS encoding M56 family metallopeptidase gives rise to the protein MFNDLLSLPGLENWFAIDLAVKSTLLVALAAGLRHRVWTLLFLALLILPPVTLFAPGWNWQVIPRSWQAEKSEDAIPDAIPVTTSVPSGIEPEPSALPMTPKITRAVDQTEPTLQSQLVPAVFEQETHHAVASTPAPIPKIIQPATFDWSKHTLALIWLGGFLLMLLPLITGLWGNGRLRKQGQLLDSPDWQRMMTELSHRLGLQRTITLLSGGPQQMPITFGLRHPCVVLPDDAANWDEERRQVVLLHELAHIKRFDVPLQMIARLGCALFWFHPLVWWSARQMRLEREHACDDCVLLAGQEPSVYASHLLEIAHQLSNQTRFTTAALCMARKSQLEGRLLAVLDTRRSRAQVGVVRTLGCLSLALLLVITLGIVHPTLQVESLLTAAEKEPASATPKTGSEEYQLMRITGTVLSPDGEPLSGAHIDLFTDNRGTNWHRRIPGVDDFESHQTTTNETGWFQIVLPHDISRPRKDMQIIASVAGGLLAKETIDPHLPRHHVELKLSAAKKVRVQLIDTVGNPIVGIEPYLSGISLGKNSYINIRHPKPDSLVAAWPRFTKSDDEGYVEAMLPTSTTTLRLLIDDKQVGAHALDVEISDKPISVALKPAQFLDGKVIDETTGQPIAGAEVMILERPYRTTRTKADGSFRVARGETLGGLFPSGQNILHVYPPSESAYLFHAHEWKWPNNRLSDANLTIKMRTGIVISGRVTEKGTGKPVPKVALAFESQEYNNPLFDETSQCRFFGADMKYATDADGRFQMPVWPGPGYLIVTAPTLDYVHQEISLGDKYYGKPGLQREYYDAAVRLNLKPAAQPEPMEIILERGELLKQKIICPDGQPANGKAYARSYIPFKKEIDASLPVILFENGQFELPGFHSKKSLPLLFVDLKHHCGKIVTEFPPDDAPIQLEQCGAATFQFEDNNGKPLADHEPLLMIIVTPGATNTAFIQPDQPLWFEHLFWQNILWPKRISKTNAEGRVTVNDLIPGATYQLQFIKKGRWASGYEFTVRPGETTDVGKVVLELQ
- a CDS encoding BlaI/MecI/CopY family transcriptional regulator, which produces MMAKPAYLNLGARERQIMDAVHELGEASVAEVHEKLTDAPSYTTVRTMMRVLQEKGHLKFRREGVKYIYRPTEAPAKARKSALQHLLKTFFSSSTGDAVAALLDMSGDKMSPEEYERLANLIEDARRENKKK